The genomic stretch CATCCCGCACGGCTGCAGTACGTCGTTGACCCGCACACGATTCATCAGCCGGCCGGCGGTTTGTTGCGGGCGTTCCATCACCGATGGGCCACCTGTCGCGCATACCGATGGCGTCGACCGGCCAGTCGAAGGATACGTGTGGCCGCCACGGTGAAGCCCCACAACGCCAGACGGAGCGGGAAAACACTTTACGGGTTCGCCCTGAGCCCTCCGCATAGGCGCGCGCCGCGTCGGCCGTCAGGTCCAGCGCCTGCGAAAGAGACGCCGAGGCGGTCAGAAAACTCGGTAAGCCCGCGGAGGCATCTTCCGCATAGTCCAGCACGTCGTCGATGACCTGACACTGCATCAGAATCCGGAAGAGTGTGTCCACGTCGGCGTCGGTGGCCTCGCCGCGGTCCTGTTCACGGCCGTCAGGGTTCAACGCCATCGCGGCAGCCGTGGCCAGTGCCAGTCGCGCCACTCCTCCCGCATGAACGAACGGCGTCGAAACACCGTCGGTCGCCACCGACGGCCGGCCGCGCTGTTTCGAGGGCTCGAAGGCGATGCAGGTATTGCTGAACGCACACATCCAGCCCGCGCGTGCCAGCCATCGCCGGGTGGCCCGCATTCGGAAATGGCGGGGCCTTCCGGTCCCACACCGCATTGGCACATCCTTCAAAATCCGTGAACATCGCAAGCTCGGTGATTCTCCGCGAGCAGGGGCCGCGAATGGCGAAGGACATGGAGCGTGTCGAACGCCACAATGCCCAGCATGCGCAGCGGCGTCCGTGGCGAAGCGCGCAGAACAGCGGCAGGCTCCGAAGGAGGCATGCCACGGATACCACGGTGGCTCGCACTGGTCCGGCGTCAGACATGACAGAGCACCACTTCGCGAGGACACATCCAGCGGATCGGCAGCAGGTCACTGACACCGCGACTGACCACAAGCCTGCTCGAACCACGCTGATGGCTCAGGTAGCAATAGGGGTAAAGAGCGCCCCGGGAAAGAGGCGATCGCGATAGACGCCGCCCACTACCCGGAATCCATGCAGGTGCTCCAGCCAGACGAGGTCGTAACCTTCGTGCCGGGAATGTTTCCAGATCCGCGGGTTGTGTGCGCAGAGGGCAGCACGTCCGCTTCGGCAGGTGGCGCGCCTTCGGGTCCGGCAATCGCGATCACGCCTGCCATGCGCCACCCGTGCATTGGTGTCGTGATCCACTGCCCCGCCACGCACCACCGCATCGCAGACGCGGTCCATGCCGACGCGGCGGTCGCGGCCGCCGATCGCAAAGCATCGGCGCCACCTCGCCCAGCCTGCGCACAAGAGTCGGCGAGAGACCCGAGCTCGGTCGAACGATCCACCGTGTCGCCACCCAGCAACACCAGATCCGGCCCGGAGCGCTGCGCCGCCTCCACGACCTGCCCGCACAGCCGATCCGTGCGCCCATTCCTGAGATGAATGTCGCTGACATACAGCAGCCGGCATGCGTCGTGACGCGTGGACAAGCGCTCCTCGCGGACGTGCAGCGGCTGTTGCAACCCGATTTCAAGCAGCCCGCCAAGAACGCCTGTCGTGTTCATGCTGTAAGAGACGCCTGTGGCGGCTCGAATGCCGTCAGCAGGCCGTGAGCATTACGTGAGATGGGGGTGAGATGGTCGGGGTCCTGGGTCCTGGGTCCTGGAGTCCGGCGGTCACTCGCGACGTCTGAGGCCGCAGGCGAGGCCGAGGCCAAAGGTGGCGGCTTCGCCGAAGGCGAGGATGGCCCGCGACACGGGGCCGAAGTCCGGCTCGCCGATCAGCCTCCCCCAATGGTGCCAGCGTGGCGCGAGACCCTTCCACCGCGTCGGCAATCGCATGGATGGTGCCGCCCACGAGAGGAGATCCCGCAAGCGTCAACGCGAGGCCAGCCAGTCCACAGAGGACGCCGGTCAGGAGGGCCGAGCGCAGGCGGCGGACGGTCGCGAGCGCGACTCTTCATCCCCGCGGCTCCCCAATCACGACGCCCTCAAGCCCACCACCAACTTCGACGTCCACGCCGACCAGAGCGGCAAGCCCCAGCGCGCTATCCACTGGACCGCGACTCCGGCGATTCCGCCTCCCCAGTGCAGCGCCAGCCGTGCACGCCCAGACACGCTGCGCCCGCGCATGGGGTTCGGCCAGTGCCAGACCCGCTCCGACGCCGCCGCCACCCAACGCTCCGCACACGCCGCCGATCACCGCGAGGACGGGTGCAATCGCGATCGTGGCTGCGCTGCCGGGGGCGGCCGCGAGGATCAGGCCACCAAGACCACCGGCCGCGAGGCCGGCCAGCCCGCCACCCGTCGCTCCGCCAATCCAGTGCGGGTGCGCCACCTGAGCGTCGAGCGTGGCCGTGGCGCCCAGCGCGGCCTCGGCGACGCCCAGTGCGGCCTCGTTCGGGGGCGCAGCGTCCTCCTCTTCAATCACGTCCAGGACAAACTGGTAGCCGTGGCGTGAAACGGTGCGGATGAAGCGGGGCTCGCTTGGGTCGTCGCCCAACGTGCGGCGGATGGTGCGGACGGCCTGGCTGAGCGCGCTGTCCGAGACGTTGGCATCCGTCCAGACGCGTTCAAAGATCTCGCGGCGATGCACTGCCTCGTGACGCCGTTCGATCAGTAGCACCAGAAGATCAAAGTACCGGGGGATCAGCGGCACTTCACGTCCATCGCGAACGATCAGACGCCGCTGAGGCGAGAGCGTGAACTCGCTGAAGCGGTATCGAATCACGAGGGTGCGTTGTCTCCGCGCGCGCTCATGCGCTGCAGTGCCCGCTCGTTCGTCTTGTAGGACTGGTGCAGCAACGACGCCAGCACGGCGAGTGCGACCGCCATCATCAGCGGGAGCTGGAACATCTTGTCGGGCGGCAACACCATCCCCATCGCCATCGCGCCGACAGAAATGACACCGGCCATGATGGCAAACGGCAGTGATTTGTAGTACCACGCGTACGGAAAGAAATGCGCCCCCGTGATGATCGCGTAGGTCATCACGAAGTAGTCGGGGTCTTTCAGCATGACAAACACGAGGAACGGAAAGTAGAACAGCTGCGCAAAGTTGAGCCAGAGCCCCAGCGGCTCAAGCGGGTTATTGGCCACCTTCCAGTTCGTCTTGTAGACCTTGGACAGCGCAAACGCCAATGGAATGGTGATGCTGCCGACAATGAACGTGAAGACGCTCTTGTTGTACGCCGTAGACGACCAGCTCCAGATATAGGCGATGCACAGCCAGACAACGGTTGCAGAAGTGATGAAGTCAATCCCGTTCTTCGCCTGAACCGAAAGGTTCAGGCGAAGTCTGTCAAATTCTGCCTTCTGCATCGCCTGGCTCCCTTGTTCAGGCCACGTCGTACCGATCAAGGTTCATCACCTTGGTCCAGGCCGCCACGAAGTCACGCACAAACGTATCCTTCGCGTCGTCACACGCATACACCTCGGCAAGCGCTCTCAGCACCGAGTTGGAACCAAAGACCAGGTCGGCACGCGTACCGGTCCACGTCACCTTGCCGGTCGCGCGATCGCGGCCCTGGTAGACGCCGGCCAGATCCGCCGCAGGCTCCCAGATCGTTTTCATGTCGAGCAGGTTGACGAAGAAGTCGTTGGTCAGCGCACCAGGCCGCGCCGTGAACACCCCGTGTCTGGACTGCCCCACGTTCACATCCAGCACGCGCAGACCGCCGACAAGCGCGGTCATCTCGGGCGCGGTCAGTGTGAGCAACTGGGCCTTGTCCACCAACTGCTCCTCGGCCGACATGCCATGGGCCTTCCGGATGTAGTTTCGGAAGCCGTCAGACGCCGGTTCGAGTGGCGCAAAGGCTTCCACGTCGGTTTGGTCCTGCGATGCGTCCATGCGCCCCGGCGTAAAGGGCACCGTCACCTGGTGTCCAGCATCGCTGGCTGCCTTCTCCACGGCGGCGCTGCCACCGAGTACGATCAGATCCGCGAGCGAGACTTTCTTGCCACCAGACTGCGCAGCATTAAATTCCTGCTGGATCCGTTCGAGGACATCCAGCACCTTCCCCAACTGCGCCGGCTGATTCACTTCCCAAGATTTCTGCGGCGCCAGACGGATGCGCGCGCCATTCGCGCCCCCGCGCTTGTCGCTGCCGCGGAAGGTCGAGGCCGACGCCCACGCGGTCGAGACCAGCTGCGAAACCGTCAGCCCCGACGCGAGAACCTTCGCCTTCAACGCCGCGATGTCCTGCGCGCCGACGAGCGGATGGTCCACCGCCGGAATCGGGTCCTGCCACAGCAGGCTCTCTTTGGGCACCAGCGTGCCGAGATACCGCGTGGTGGGCCCCATGTCGCGATGCGTCAGCTTGAACCATGCACGCGCAAAGGCGTCTGCGAACTCCTGCGGGTGCTCGAAGAAGCGGCGCGAAATCTTCTCGTAGGCCGGATCCATTCTGAGCGCCATGTCTGCGGTGGTCATCATGGGAGCGTGCCGGATCGCGGGGTCGTGCGCATCAGGCACGGTGTTCGCGGCGACCGCGCCCTTCGGCGTCCACTGCTGGGCGCCCGCTGGGCTCTTCGTCAGTTGCCACTCGTACTTGAACAGCGTCTCGAAGTAGCTGTTGTCCCAGGTGATGGGCGTCGGCGTCCAGGCGCCTTCAATGCCGCTGGTGGTTGTGTGCACGCCACTCCCACTGCCCAACTTGTTCTTCCAGCCCAGGCCCTGCTCCTCGATGGGCGCCCCTTCGGGTTCCGGTCCCACCAGGGCCGGGTCGCCCGCGCCATGGGCCTTGCCGAATGTGTGCCCACCGGCGACAAGGGC from Acidobacteriota bacterium encodes the following:
- a CDS encoding transcriptional regulator; translation: MIRYRFSEFTLSPQRRLIVRDGREVPLIPRYFDLLVLLIERRHEAVHRREIFERVWTDANVSDSALSQAVRTIRRTLGDDPSEPRFIRTVSRHGYQFVLDVIEEEDAAPPNEAALGVAEAALGATATLDAQVAHPHWIGGATGGGLAGLAAGGLGGLILAAAPGSAATIAIAPVLAVIGGVCGALGGGGVGAGLALAEPHARAQRVWACTAGAALGRRNRRSRGPVDSALGLAALVGVDVEVGGGLEGVVIGEPRG
- the katG gene encoding catalase/peroxidase HPI, encoding MSNDSKCPVTGDARRHTAGASANATWWPNQLNLHILHQHSSLSNPMGEAFDYAAEFQSLDLDALVKDLHALMTDSQDWWPADYGHYGPFFIRMAWHSAGTYRVGDGRGGAGSGTQRFAPLNSWPDNGNLDKARRLLWPLKQKYGRKISWADLMVLAGNVALDSMGFKPFGFAGGRADVWEPEEDIFWGPEGKWLADERYSGDRDLSNPLAAVQMGLIYVNPEGPNGNPDPIASARDIRETFKRMAMNDEETVALVAGGHTFGKAHGAGDPALVGPEPEGAPIEEQGLGWKNKLGSGSGVHTTTSGIEGAWTPTPITWDNSYFETLFKYEWQLTKSPAGAQQWTPKGAVAANTVPDAHDPAIRHAPMMTTADMALRMDPAYEKISRRFFEHPQEFADAFARAWFKLTHRDMGPTTRYLGTLVPKESLLWQDPIPAVDHPLVGAQDIAALKAKVLASGLTVSQLVSTAWASASTFRGSDKRGGANGARIRLAPQKSWEVNQPAQLGKVLDVLERIQQEFNAAQSGGKKVSLADLIVLGGSAAVEKAASDAGHQVTVPFTPGRMDASQDQTDVEAFAPLEPASDGFRNYIRKAHGMSAEEQLVDKAQLLTLTAPEMTALVGGLRVLDVNVGQSRHGVFTARPGALTNDFFVNLLDMKTIWEPAADLAGVYQGRDRATGKVTWTGTRADLVFGSNSVLRALAEVYACDDAKDTFVRDFVAAWTKVMNLDRYDVA